TGTTGTAGACGACGTGCAAAATGGACAGTCATCACACCAATATTGGCGCCAATGTCAAGGACTATGCCATCATCAGGGACAAGTTCAAGAAAATCCAGAAAGGCGCTTTCATCTTTTTTCCACTTTAAAGTGACTATTGTAAAGAGAGAAAATATGAAGAGATAGGTTTTAAAACCAAGAATGGCCTGCAAAATTTTTTTTATTCCCTCCTTCATAAAAAATTCGCATATTTGTTCCAAAGATACCATATTATTTCAGTTTGCAATGTTCGCCAGGTCACTTTTTGGATGTAGACCTTAAAATCAAGCCAATTCATTGAAAATAGCTGTAAATACGCGCCTTCTGCTAAAAAATAAGATGGAAGGGATCGGTTGGTTCACCTATGAATCATTAAAGAGGATTACCACTGGTCATCCGGAACACCAGTTCTTTTTTTTATTCGACAGGTCTTACAGCGACGATTTTATTTTTTCAGATAATATACAGCCTATTGTCATTCCGCCACAGGCCAGGCATCCGGTTCTGTTTTATCTCTGGTTTGAGTATTCAGTTCCTTATGCGCTCAGCAAAATCAAACCCGATTTATTTCTATCTACCGATGGGTATCTTTCCCTTGCAACTCCTGTTAAATCACTGGTCGTCATGCATGACCTGAACTTTGAACATTATCCGAAAGATCTTCCGTTTCTGGTCAGAAAACACTTCAGGTATTTTTTTCCCAGGTATGCCCATAAAGCTATGCGGATAGCAACAGTGTCGGAATATTCGAAAAATGATATTATCAGACTCTACGGTATTTCTCCCGAAAAAATCGATGTCGTTTACAATGGGGCCGGTGAGCAATACAAACCTGTTAGTGATGAGGTTCAAAGAATGACCAGGGAAAAATATTGCGGTGGTGCACCATTTTTCATTTTTATCGGAGCGTTGCATCCCCGCAAAAACCTTGTTAACCTGTTCAGGGCATTTGATTTATTCAGGGAAAAGATGCCAACAAACATTAAACTGGTCATTGTAGGTGCAAAAAAATGGTGGACTGCCGACATACAGGATACATATAACGCTATGAAGTACAGGGATGAGGTGGTCTTCACAGGCCGTCTGACTTCTGTTGAATTAAGCCATATACTTGGGAGTGCTCTGGCTTTGACCTATGTATCCTATTTCGAAGGATTTGGTATCCCGATCCTTGAAGCATTTTACTGTGATACACCTGTCATTACGTCGGGTGTAACATCAATGCCGGAGGTTGCCGGTGATGCTGCATTGATTATCGATCCATTTTCAGTGGAGTCGATT
The sequence above is drawn from the Bacteroidota bacterium genome and encodes:
- a CDS encoding glycosyltransferase family 1 protein yields the protein MKIAVNTRLLLKNKMEGIGWFTYESLKRITTGHPEHQFFFLFDRSYSDDFIFSDNIQPIVIPPQARHPVLFYLWFEYSVPYALSKIKPDLFLSTDGYLSLATPVKSLVVMHDLNFEHYPKDLPFLVRKHFRYFFPRYAHKAMRIATVSEYSKNDIIRLYGISPEKIDVVYNGAGEQYKPVSDEVQRMTREKYCGGAPFFIFIGALHPRKNLVNLFRAFDLFREKMPTNIKLVIVGAKKWWTADIQDTYNAMKYRDEVVFTGRLTSVELSHILGSALALTYVSYFEGFGIPILEAFYCDTPVITSGVTSMPEVAGDAALIIDPFSVESITDAMIAMARDETLRKNLIEKARLRRLSFSWQKTADKLWESIEKTYIP